DNA from Salmo trutta chromosome 14, fSalTru1.1, whole genome shotgun sequence:
CAGCAGACCCAGCTCCCTCATACTAGCCTTCAGGGTCTGGCCCAGGATCTGGAGTCCCTTGGAGTGTCGCGACAGCTTAAAGATCCGGAAGACTCGCACTAGACGGATGATGCGTAAGATGGCCAGTGACATGTTTTGGCTGGAGTTGATGTCTTCATCTGGTGTGGTGTACAGCTCTGTAGCCATGGTTACGAAATAGGGTATTATAGAGACAATGTCAATGGTGTTCATAATGTTGTGGAAGAAGTCACTTTTGCTGGGGCAGACCACAAAGCGTACGCCAAGCTCAAAGCAGAACCAAATTATGCAGATGGTTTCCACAATGAAAAAGGGGTCTGTGAAATAGGCGAATAAGTCTTTTTGGACTATAGGAGGACCCTCCTGGGTTCCATTGACACCCAGGGAAAAGGTGGTGATAAAGTCTACGTCGTCACGGAACTCTGGCAGAGTCTCCAGGCAGAAAATGAAGATAGAGATGACAATGACAAAGACAGACACCAAGGCCACTGACCTAGCTGCACTGGAACTCTCCGGATACTCAAACAGGAGCCAGAACTGCTTGTGGACCTCGTTAGTGGGCAACAGCGGCTCGGGTTCTGTTATGAACCCCTCAATTTCACGGAACTGTTCCATAGCTTCTCTTCCTAACTCATAGAAAACTATCTCTCTTGCGAAAATCTCTAAGGGGACGTTGGCCGGTCTTCGGACTTTGCCCCCAGACTGATAGAAGTACAAGATCCCATCGAAGCTGGGCCGGTTCCGGTCGAAAAAGTACTCGTTCTTCATCGGGTCAAAGTATTCCATCCTTTTCATGGGGTCTCCCAGCAGGGAGTCTGGAAACTGCGATAAAGTTTTGAGTTGTGTCTCGAACATCATGCCTGAAATATTGATGACCACTTTCTGATCCCCGTCATCCACTCCCAGTTTCTCCCCAAACAGGTCTTCTTC
Protein-coding regions in this window:
- the LOC115207424 gene encoding potassium voltage-gated channel subfamily A member 10-like, which produces MEVPLVNFENMDDIGINMGVPGDSGYPTSPTSEAAPDQNPVTNRVMSPNPSQHRGHQTRPEGFSPSTTPILTTKDPSSCNSLLSNFKLLMNSEGSPTDSVFSKLVQECCDNEEDLFGEKLGVDDGDQKVVINISGMMFETQLKTLSQFPDSLLGDPMKRMEYFDPMKNEYFFDRNRPSFDGILYFYQSGGKVRRPANVPLEIFAREIVFYELGREAMEQFREIEGFITEPEPLLPTNEVHKQFWLLFEYPESSSAARSVALVSVFVIVISIFIFCLETLPEFRDDVDFITTFSLGVNGTQEGPPIVQKDLFAYFTDPFFIVETICIIWFCFELGVRFVVCPSKSDFFHNIMNTIDIVSIIPYFVTMATELYTTPDEDINSSQNMSLAILRIIRLVRVFRIFKLSRHSKGLQILGQTLKASMRELGLLIFFLFIGVILFSSAIYFAEVDEPHTQFVSIPDGFWWAVVTMTTVGYGDMCPTTLGGKMVGTLCAISGVLTIALPVPVIVSNFNYFYHRETEQAEKQVIDDAAEAAQKITDANKYEYGSTPSLNINTINGSLQNDKNGI